GTTTCGCCACCAAGAATGGTAGCACCAGCATAGATGATAACATGATCTTCAATGATTGGATGTCTTTGCGTATTGGCCATGTTCTTCTCAACACTCAATGCTCCTAAGGTTACACCTTGATAAAGTTTAACATGCTTGCCAATTCTTGTGGTTTCTCCAATCACAATACCAGTACCATGATCGATATGAAGGTACTCATCAATAAAGCTCCCGGATGAATATCTATCCCGGTTTTAGAATGCGCATATTCAGTCAATATCCTAGGAATTAAAGGTATTCCTTGAGTCCAGAGTTCATTTGCCAATCGATAGATACTAATCGCCAAAAAACCCGGATATGTTCTAATAACTTCATTTAAACTTTGAGCTGCTGGATCACCGTCCATTATCGCCTTTGCATC
The Sphingobacterium daejeonense genome window above contains:
- a CDS encoding serine O-acetyltransferase, which gives rise to MIGETTRIGKHVKLYQGVTLGALSVEKNMANTQRHPIIEDHVIIYAGATILGGETVVGHHSVIGGNVWLTSSVDPYTTVYHQPNSKFIDSKPIM